A single Bosea sp. PAMC 26642 DNA region contains:
- a CDS encoding ATP-binding protein, which yields MLDTVDPNTGPTLALIEALGAAVVLLDPQGLAQALSPALRALVPGLDIGKPLTVVMRDPDLLGAVDQVSREGGRRVIELIERVPVERTFRIHIAALKGAGWRRPVLLTFEDLSEQRVTERMRVDFVANASHELRTPLASLLGFVETLQGPARNDAGARDRFLAIMREQGLRMARLVDDLLSLSRIELRAHLAPDSPVDLAGISREIVDSLTLMARERNVTLRLEVPPEPVKVAGDRDELLRLMENLVENAIKYGKANGEVAIEVLGGPAEASVSVRDDGPGIAPEHLPRLTERFYRVDTAASREAGGTGLGLAIVKHIVLRHRGRLTIESSLGQGATFRAILPRFGTQPRNTA from the coding sequence ATGCTCGATACGGTCGACCCCAATACCGGTCCAACGCTCGCTCTGATCGAGGCGCTGGGCGCCGCCGTCGTCCTGCTTGATCCGCAGGGCCTGGCCCAGGCGTTGAGCCCGGCGTTGCGCGCACTGGTGCCGGGCCTCGATATCGGCAAGCCGCTGACCGTGGTGATGCGCGATCCCGACCTGCTCGGGGCGGTCGACCAGGTCTCGCGCGAGGGCGGGCGGCGCGTCATCGAGCTGATCGAGCGCGTGCCGGTCGAGCGCACCTTCCGCATCCACATCGCCGCGCTGAAAGGCGCCGGCTGGCGGCGGCCCGTGCTGCTGACCTTCGAGGATCTCAGCGAGCAGCGCGTGACCGAGCGAATGCGCGTCGATTTCGTCGCCAATGCCAGCCACGAACTGCGCACGCCGCTGGCCTCGCTGCTCGGCTTCGTCGAGACTCTGCAGGGTCCGGCCCGCAACGATGCCGGCGCGCGCGACCGGTTCCTGGCGATCATGCGCGAGCAGGGGCTGCGCATGGCCCGCCTCGTCGACGACCTGCTCTCGCTCTCGCGCATCGAACTGCGCGCGCATCTGGCGCCCGACAGCCCGGTCGATCTCGCCGGCATCTCGCGCGAGATCGTCGACTCTTTGACGCTGATGGCGCGCGAGCGCAACGTCACGCTCCGGCTCGAGGTGCCACCCGAACCGGTCAAGGTCGCAGGAGATCGCGACGAATTGTTGCGGCTGATGGAAAACCTGGTCGAGAACGCGATCAAATACGGCAAGGCAAACGGCGAGGTCGCGATCGAGGTGCTCGGCGGGCCCGCAGAGGCCAGCGTCAGCGTGCGGGACGATGGGCCGGGCATCGCACCCGAGCATCTGCCGCGCCTGACCGAGCGCTTCTACAGGGTCGATACCGCCGCCAGCCGCGAGGCGGGCGGCACGGGGCTGGGGCTCGCCATCGTCAAGCACATCGTCCTGCGCCATCGCGGACGACTGACGATCGAGAGTTCGCTGGGGCAAGGCGCGACATTCCGTGCGATTTTGCCGCGCTTCGGGACGCAGCCCCGCAACACCGCATAA
- the ppk2 gene encoding polyphosphate kinase 2, protein MIDVAPKEKRPPPAAKRAAKSSTKTMPAAPVFDIEAEVLPQAIVDASYHSGDYPYGKRMKRKRYDRELEPLQIELQKLLSWVRETGERIVIVFEGRDGAGKGGTIGRFTQHLNPRQARVVALSKPSDIEQGQWYFQRYAAQMPTAGEIVFFDRSWYNRAGVEAVMGFCTPQQTDALLREAPAFEGMLARDGIRLIKLFLTIGREMQMTRLHARWHDPLKRWKLSPIDFEAIPRYDAYSQAFEQMLAKTSSDWAPWHVLRANDKLRARLSAIRLVLDAIPYAGKDEAALGEIDRKIMLSAEDYLDKGGER, encoded by the coding sequence ATGATCGACGTGGCGCCGAAGGAAAAGCGCCCCCCGCCTGCCGCCAAGCGCGCTGCCAAAAGCTCCACGAAGACGATGCCTGCCGCACCGGTCTTCGACATCGAGGCCGAGGTTCTGCCGCAGGCGATCGTCGATGCGTCCTACCACAGCGGCGACTATCCCTATGGCAAACGCATGAAGCGCAAGCGCTACGACAGGGAACTGGAGCCGCTCCAGATCGAGTTGCAAAAGCTGTTGAGCTGGGTCCGCGAGACCGGCGAACGGATCGTGATCGTCTTCGAGGGGCGCGACGGCGCCGGCAAGGGCGGCACGATCGGCCGCTTCACCCAGCATCTCAATCCGCGCCAGGCCCGCGTCGTGGCGCTGTCCAAGCCCTCCGACATCGAGCAGGGGCAATGGTATTTCCAGCGCTATGCCGCGCAGATGCCGACTGCCGGCGAGATCGTCTTCTTCGACCGCTCCTGGTACAACCGCGCCGGCGTGGAAGCCGTCATGGGCTTCTGCACGCCACAGCAGACGGACGCGCTGCTGCGCGAGGCTCCCGCCTTCGAGGGTATGCTGGCCCGCGACGGCATCCGCCTGATCAAGCTGTTCCTGACGATCGGCCGTGAGATGCAGATGACGCGGCTGCACGCCCGCTGGCACGACCCGCTGAAGCGCTGGAAGCTCTCGCCAATCGATTTCGAGGCGATCCCGCGCTACGACGCCTATTCGCAGGCGTTCGAGCAGATGCTGGCCAAGACCTCGAGCGACTGGGCGCCCTGGCATGTGTTGCGGGCCAACGACAAGCTCCGCGCCCGGCTGAGCGCGATCCGTCTCGTGCTGGACGCGATCCCCTATGCCGGCAAGGACGAGGCGGCGCTTGGCGAGATCGACCGTAAGATCATGCTGAGCGCGGAGGATTATCTGGACAAGGGCGGCGAGCGTTGA
- a CDS encoding lysylphosphatidylglycerol synthase domain-containing protein — MPLRKRSRWWWLGPLASALIFCASLVVLWFIVKEIEPGELTAAFRNASARQVGLALGFTALSYLLLTGYDALALKRLGLSIPYRTTALASFTSYSVSFTLGFPIVTGGTVRYWIYSPKGVRASEVASLTVIAGLTFWLGLGAILCACMFYDPEGVARLARVSPLVVQGVGAAVGLGTLGYLVWIATGERTVRVRGWNLPLPGLGITLGQMALGACEVCAAAAVLFVLLPGGHNLDYPSFLAAYVFACLIGIASHAPGGLGVFEATMLIALSQLPYEGVLGALLLFRIAYYLLPFILALVLLALNEMVRRIRRRER, encoded by the coding sequence ATGCCGCTGCGCAAGCGCAGCCGCTGGTGGTGGCTCGGCCCTCTCGCAAGCGCACTGATATTCTGCGCCTCGCTGGTGGTGCTCTGGTTCATCGTCAAGGAGATCGAGCCCGGCGAGTTGACGGCGGCGTTTCGCAATGCAAGCGCCCGGCAGGTCGGCTTGGCGCTCGGCTTCACCGCGCTGAGTTACCTGCTGCTGACCGGCTATGATGCGCTCGCCCTGAAGCGGCTGGGCCTGTCGATCCCCTATCGCACCACGGCGCTCGCCTCGTTCACCAGCTATTCGGTCTCCTTCACGCTGGGCTTCCCAATCGTGACCGGCGGCACGGTGCGCTACTGGATCTATTCGCCTAAGGGCGTGCGGGCCTCCGAGGTCGCCAGCCTCACCGTGATCGCAGGCCTGACCTTCTGGCTGGGCTTGGGTGCGATCCTGTGTGCCTGCATGTTCTACGACCCTGAGGGCGTCGCGCGCCTCGCCCGCGTCTCGCCGCTGGTGGTGCAGGGTGTCGGCGCCGCCGTGGGACTGGGGACGCTCGGCTATCTGGTCTGGATCGCGACCGGCGAGCGCACCGTGCGTGTCCGTGGCTGGAATCTGCCCTTGCCGGGCTTGGGCATCACGCTCGGCCAAATGGCGCTGGGCGCCTGCGAAGTCTGCGCTGCCGCCGCCGTACTCTTCGTGCTGCTGCCGGGCGGGCATAATCTCGACTATCCGAGCTTCCTGGCGGCCTATGTCTTCGCCTGCCTGATCGGCATCGCCAGCCATGCGCCCGGCGGCCTCGGCGTCTTCGAGGCGACGATGCTGATCGCGCTGAGCCAACTGCCCTATGAGGGCGTGCTCGGCGCGCTGCTGCTGTTCCGGATCGCCTATTATCTGCTGCCCTTCATCCTGGCGCTGGTCCTGCTCGCCCTGAACGAGATGGTCCGGCGGATCAGGCGACGGGAACGGTGA
- a CDS encoding ABC transporter ATP-binding protein/permease encodes MQPSSDPDAGDGLPNDRQVACRFARLTGGFWRGKSARKAWFWSLSLAGAIVVSVFANVTVNRWNGWFFDALEKKDGESALVAMAVFPVLCLIVAGIGVVILISRETFQVHWREWVTGKLTDGWVGERRFFRLSASGYEPANPEYRIADDIRWATEPVVDFAIGLLSSIITAITFIGILWSIGGSLTLHADSGPIEIPAYMVLAAIVYAVLVSALISIVGRRLPRLIAARNEGEARLRFALMRIRDHGETIALARAETGERRAVAQTYDGLVQRWLAMIRQRGRLTWITNGSGALVPVVPLLLAAPKYLASEMSLGEVVQVAAAFVAVQNAFNWLMDNFMRIAEWLAAARRVNELSDALERVDGPPPGDHLAVKPSRDGLLRLDEVTLIDRDGRTLVADVAFALPPGATLHLSGELGLGKAALIQAMAGLWPWGRGEIALPAGALVTVVPQKLHLSTGSLRDALDTSVSLPHHALATALQRYGLSHLVPALDESRDWDKELATGDRQRLALARAELERPDVVLLDEATNALDTDTALELLAALREMRPDAMILAFGHSAGFTEAATHRLAMKRAGGVVRMVTQDLPPQAKSRIELAEQSP; translated from the coding sequence TTGCAGCCGTCGAGCGATCCAGACGCAGGTGACGGCCTGCCGAATGACAGGCAGGTCGCCTGCCGATTCGCGCGGCTGACCGGCGGTTTCTGGCGCGGCAAAAGCGCGAGAAAAGCCTGGTTCTGGTCCCTTTCGCTCGCCGGGGCCATCGTCGTCTCCGTCTTCGCCAACGTTACCGTCAACCGCTGGAATGGCTGGTTCTTCGACGCGCTGGAGAAGAAAGACGGCGAGAGCGCACTGGTCGCGATGGCCGTCTTCCCGGTCCTTTGCCTGATCGTGGCGGGCATCGGCGTCGTCATCCTGATCTCGCGCGAGACTTTTCAGGTCCACTGGCGCGAGTGGGTGACGGGCAAGCTCACCGATGGCTGGGTCGGCGAACGCCGCTTCTTTCGGCTGTCGGCCTCGGGCTACGAGCCCGCCAACCCCGAATACCGCATCGCCGACGATATCCGCTGGGCGACGGAGCCGGTGGTCGATTTCGCCATCGGGCTGCTCTCCTCGATCATTACCGCGATCACCTTCATCGGCATCCTGTGGAGCATCGGCGGCAGCCTCACGCTCCATGCCGACAGCGGCCCAATCGAGATCCCGGCCTATATGGTGCTGGCGGCTATCGTTTACGCGGTCCTCGTCTCAGCTCTGATCAGCATCGTCGGGCGGCGCCTGCCGCGGCTGATCGCGGCGCGCAACGAGGGCGAGGCCCGGTTGCGCTTCGCGCTGATGCGCATTCGCGACCATGGCGAGACCATCGCGCTCGCCCGCGCCGAGACGGGCGAGCGCCGCGCCGTCGCGCAGACCTATGACGGCTTGGTGCAGCGCTGGCTCGCGATGATCCGCCAGCGCGGCCGGCTGACCTGGATCACCAACGGGTCCGGCGCGCTTGTGCCGGTGGTGCCGCTGCTGCTGGCCGCGCCGAAATACCTTGCGAGCGAGATGTCGCTGGGCGAGGTCGTCCAGGTCGCGGCCGCTTTTGTGGCCGTCCAGAACGCCTTCAACTGGCTGATGGATAATTTCATGCGTATCGCCGAATGGCTCGCCGCCGCGCGGCGCGTCAACGAACTTTCCGACGCGCTGGAGCGGGTCGACGGCCCGCCGCCCGGCGACCACCTCGCGGTGAAACCGAGCCGCGACGGGCTGCTGCGGCTCGACGAGGTCACGCTGATCGATCGCGACGGCCGCACGCTGGTCGCCGATGTGGCGTTCGCGCTGCCGCCGGGCGCGACGCTGCATCTTTCGGGCGAACTCGGCCTCGGCAAGGCCGCCCTGATCCAGGCGATGGCGGGGCTGTGGCCCTGGGGCCGGGGCGAAATCGCGCTGCCGGCCGGCGCGCTCGTCACCGTGGTGCCGCAGAAACTGCATCTTTCGACCGGGAGCCTGCGCGACGCGCTCGACACAAGCGTATCGTTGCCCCACCACGCGCTGGCGACGGCCTTGCAGCGCTACGGCCTGTCGCATCTGGTCCCGGCGCTCGACGAGAGCCGCGACTGGGACAAGGAACTCGCCACGGGCGACAGGCAGCGCCTGGCGCTGGCTCGGGCCGAACTGGAGCGGCCCGACGTCGTCCTGCTCGACGAGGCGACCAATGCGCTCGACACCGATACGGCGCTCGAACTCCTGGCCGCGCTGCGCGAGATGCGACCCGATGCGATGATCCTCGCCTTCGGCCACAGCGCCGGCTTTACGGAGGCCGCGACGCACCGACTGGCGATGAAGCGGGCCGGCGGTGTCGTGCGGATGGTCACCCAAGACCTGCCGCCGCAGGCCAAAAGCCGTATCGAACTCGCCGAGCAGTCGCCCTGA
- a CDS encoding RbsD/FucU family protein: MLKGLDPILSADLLWILAAMGHGDDLALVDANHPAETIASATTSGRLVRLPGLTMGRAARAILSVLPIDDFEPDPARRMQVVGDAETVPAVQAEVQRELDRALGHALPLSGIERFAFYEAAKESFAVVQVGDPRPYGCFLFRKGVIAGLPDLAD; encoded by the coding sequence ATGCTCAAGGGCCTCGACCCCATTTTGTCCGCCGACCTGCTCTGGATTCTCGCCGCGATGGGGCATGGCGACGATCTGGCGCTGGTCGATGCCAACCATCCCGCCGAGACGATCGCGAGCGCGACGACCAGCGGGCGGCTGGTGCGGCTGCCAGGACTGACCATGGGGCGTGCCGCCCGCGCCATCCTCTCCGTGCTGCCGATCGACGATTTCGAGCCGGATCCGGCGCGCCGCATGCAGGTGGTGGGAGATGCGGAGACGGTCCCGGCCGTGCAAGCCGAGGTCCAGCGGGAGCTCGATCGCGCGCTGGGCCATGCGCTGCCGCTTTCAGGCATCGAGCGCTTCGCCTTCTACGAGGCGGCCAAGGAGAGCTTTGCGGTCGTTCAGGTCGGCGATCCGCGACCCTATGGCTGCTTCCTGTTCCGCAAGGGCGTGATCGCGGGTTTGCCTGACCTCGCCGACTGA
- a CDS encoding amidohydrolase family protein yields MRIDAHQHVWTLARGDYDWLTPALGVIHRDFGPNDLQSLLATHRIDRTILVQAAPTEAETAFMLEMAARTPFVAGVVGWCDFEAADVTERIARLAGNPLLMGLRPMVHDIPDPDWLARPTLAPAFAAMVAHGLVFDALIKPAHIAATLAMAGRHPDLTIVIDHGAKPALIDCDLAHWRRGIAALAARPNVVCKLSGLVTEAAPDWTVETLRPAVDHLLASFGPERLIWGSDWPVVTLRASYGRWVETVEALLAAVGETERAAIMGENARRVYLTQRGRG; encoded by the coding sequence ATGCGGATCGACGCCCATCAGCATGTCTGGACTCTCGCGCGCGGCGACTATGACTGGCTGACGCCGGCACTCGGCGTCATTCATCGCGATTTCGGCCCGAACGATCTGCAGTCGCTGCTGGCCACCCACCGCATCGACCGCACAATCCTCGTCCAGGCCGCGCCGACCGAGGCCGAGACGGCCTTTATGCTGGAGATGGCGGCGCGCACGCCCTTCGTGGCCGGTGTCGTCGGCTGGTGCGATTTCGAGGCGGCCGATGTCACGGAGCGTATCGCGCGGCTGGCCGGCAATCCACTTCTCATGGGCCTGCGGCCGATGGTGCACGATATCCCCGATCCGGACTGGCTGGCTCGGCCGACGCTGGCCCCAGCCTTCGCCGCGATGGTCGCGCATGGCCTCGTCTTCGACGCGCTGATCAAGCCCGCCCATATCGCGGCGACGCTAGCGATGGCCGGGCGCCATCCCGACCTGACTATTGTGATCGACCACGGCGCCAAGCCTGCTCTCATCGACTGCGATCTCGCGCATTGGCGGCGGGGCATCGCGGCGCTTGCTGCGCGTCCTAACGTGGTCTGCAAGCTATCGGGACTCGTCACGGAAGCAGCACCGGACTGGACGGTCGAGACGCTGCGCCCGGCGGTCGATCATCTGTTGGCAAGCTTCGGGCCGGAGCGCCTGATCTGGGGCAGCGACTGGCCGGTGGTGACGCTGCGCGCAAGCTATGGCCGGTGGGTCGAAACCGTCGAAGCCCTGCTCGCCGCAGTAGGCGAGACCGAGCGGGCCGCGATCATGGGTGAAAACGCCCGCCGGGTTTATCTGACGCAAAGGGGGCGGGGGTGA
- a CDS encoding aldo/keto reductase: METPTVPAIKALAKRLLGRTGLPVSTLGFGGAPLGDLYSRLDEAEAVATVEAALAGSVTLIDTSPLYGHGLSEHRIGAALRRGAGSGVVLSTKVGRVAQPFAGRGDGSGYLGGLPHGMRFDYSYDGAMRSLEQSALRLGVDRLDVVLIHDVDIWTHGADAIEARFKEAMDGAYRALESLRAAGAVKAIGVGVNEAQMCERFARAGDFDTMLLAGRYSLLEQPALASFMPLALEKGIGLMLGGVFNSGILATGPVPGAKYNYKPAPPDILARVAAIETVCARHGVPLRRAALHFALGHPAVVSLVMGAVSPAEVEDQIAELSAAVPPALWVALKTEGLLGPNVPVPG; encoded by the coding sequence ATGGAAACGCCGACCGTGCCCGCTATAAAAGCTCTCGCGAAGCGACTTCTCGGCCGCACGGGGCTGCCCGTCTCGACACTCGGCTTCGGCGGCGCCCCGCTCGGCGATCTGTATTCCAGGCTGGATGAGGCCGAGGCCGTCGCGACCGTAGAGGCTGCGCTCGCGGGCAGCGTGACCCTGATCGATACCTCGCCGCTCTATGGGCATGGCCTCTCCGAACACCGCATCGGCGCGGCGCTCCGGCGTGGCGCCGGCAGCGGCGTTGTCCTCTCGACCAAGGTCGGGCGAGTGGCGCAGCCCTTCGCAGGGCGTGGCGACGGGTCGGGCTATCTCGGCGGCCTGCCCCATGGAATGAGGTTCGACTATTCCTATGACGGCGCGATGCGCTCGCTGGAACAGTCGGCGCTGCGACTCGGCGTCGACCGGCTCGACGTCGTCCTGATCCATGACGTCGATATCTGGACGCATGGTGCCGATGCCATCGAGGCGCGTTTCAAGGAGGCCATGGACGGCGCCTATCGCGCGCTCGAAAGCCTGCGCGCAGCTGGCGCGGTCAAGGCGATCGGCGTCGGCGTCAACGAAGCACAGATGTGCGAGCGCTTCGCCCGCGCAGGCGATTTCGACACGATGCTGCTGGCGGGGCGCTATTCGCTGCTGGAGCAGCCGGCGCTCGCCTCCTTCATGCCGCTGGCGCTCGAGAAGGGCATCGGGCTGATGCTCGGCGGCGTGTTCAACTCCGGCATCCTCGCCACCGGCCCGGTGCCGGGCGCGAAGTACAACTACAAGCCGGCTCCGCCCGATATCCTCGCTCGCGTCGCAGCAATCGAAACCGTCTGCGCCCGTCATGGCGTGCCGCTCAGGCGGGCAGCGCTGCATTTCGCGCTCGGGCATCCGGCGGTGGTGAGCCTCGTCATGGGCGCGGTTTCGCCGGCCGAGGTCGAAGACCAGATCGCCGAACTCTCGGCAGCCGTACCGCCCGCGCTTTGGGTTGCACTCAAGACCGAGGGCCTGCTCGGACCCAATGTTCCGGTGCCGGGCTGA
- a CDS encoding ABC transporter substrate-binding protein, with translation MSSEILKPTRRVLLRNAAMLGALSTIAAPAIIREANAQSSFNWKRFAGTKLDVMMVKNPRSDLMQSEEKAFTALTGIEVSSEQVPEQQQRQKAMIEFSAGKPAFDVTMLALHVQKRLSAKGKWMEDLRPYMADASLTSPDFDYADFAPGAVDFGKQADGSIDTLPHFIDFWMVYYNKEMFAQKGIEYPKTMDELVVAAGKLHDPAKGVAGFVSRGLKNANIPVWTSWLLGQGLETVSATGKLQTDGPEAIWAADMYRKLNKDYGPAGVVGFNWNECQTTFMQGRAAMWLDGIGFATPLEDATKSRIVGKVGYGVTPAGPKAHHSALFGDGLGIARSSKNKQAAWLYLQYMCNKGNQLAMIKAGAGAPGRLSALSSPEASAGSRFPKQYFECLAESGKIARAGLPQIIPVTEFRDVFGVAITNTLTGGDSATELKKATETFKPILEKSEQA, from the coding sequence ATGTCATCTGAGATTCTCAAGCCGACCCGTCGCGTCTTGTTGCGCAACGCCGCAATGCTCGGTGCGCTGAGTACGATTGCCGCCCCTGCGATCATTCGCGAGGCGAACGCCCAGTCCAGCTTCAACTGGAAGCGCTTTGCCGGCACCAAGCTCGACGTGATGATGGTCAAGAACCCACGTTCCGATCTGATGCAGTCCGAGGAGAAGGCCTTTACCGCGCTCACCGGCATCGAGGTCTCCTCCGAGCAGGTGCCGGAGCAACAGCAGCGCCAGAAGGCGATGATCGAGTTCTCCGCCGGCAAGCCGGCCTTCGACGTGACGATGCTCGCGCTCCATGTCCAGAAGCGGCTCTCGGCCAAGGGCAAGTGGATGGAGGACCTGCGGCCCTACATGGCCGACGCCTCGCTGACCTCGCCTGATTTCGACTATGCCGACTTCGCGCCGGGTGCGGTCGATTTCGGCAAGCAGGCCGACGGCTCGATCGACACCCTGCCGCACTTCATCGATTTCTGGATGGTCTATTACAACAAGGAGATGTTCGCCCAGAAGGGGATCGAATATCCCAAGACCATGGACGAGCTGGTCGTCGCCGCCGGCAAACTGCACGATCCGGCCAAGGGCGTCGCGGGCTTCGTCTCGCGCGGCCTAAAGAACGCCAACATTCCGGTCTGGACCTCGTGGCTGCTCGGCCAGGGCCTGGAGACGGTCTCGGCCACCGGCAAGCTGCAGACCGACGGGCCAGAGGCGATCTGGGCGGCGGACATGTACCGCAAGCTCAACAAGGATTACGGCCCGGCCGGCGTCGTCGGCTTCAACTGGAACGAGTGCCAGACGACCTTCATGCAGGGCCGTGCCGCGATGTGGCTCGACGGCATCGGCTTCGCCACGCCGCTCGAGGATGCCACCAAGTCGCGCATCGTCGGCAAGGTCGGCTATGGCGTGACGCCGGCTGGTCCCAAGGCGCATCACTCGGCCCTGTTTGGCGACGGCCTCGGCATCGCGCGCTCCTCGAAGAACAAGCAGGCCGCCTGGCTCTATCTCCAGTACATGTGCAACAAGGGCAATCAGCTCGCCATGATCAAGGCCGGCGCCGGCGCGCCCGGGCGCCTTTCGGCGCTGAGCAGCCCGGAAGCCTCGGCCGGCTCGCGCTTCCCCAAGCAGTATTTCGAGTGTTTGGCGGAATCCGGCAAGATTGCCCGCGCCGGCCTGCCTCAGATCATTCCCGTGACGGAGTTCCGCGACGTCTTTGGCGTGGCGATCACCAACACGCTGACTGGCGGGGATTCGGCCACGGAGCTGAAGAAGGCGACCGAGACCTTCAAGCCGATCCTCGAAAAAAGCGAACAGGCTTGA
- a CDS encoding carbohydrate ABC transporter permease produces MTTSSLPAAGLAVPQSVPFKHSADFTPRYWLFSLPAVLIVFGVIVFPWLFTLYMSTQDWKIGAGPEFVGMQNFVDLFRDARFVESMGHTFYFTVLAVVLPILFGTAAALVFHREFPFRGLLRAVFIMPMMATPVAVALVWTMMFHPQLGVLNYLLSLVGIGPQNWVYDPATVIPTLILVEVWHWTPLVMLIVLGGLAGLPREPYESALIDGANAWHMFRHITLPLVWPFIMVAIVIRTIDALKAFDTIFVITQGGPGTASETLNIFLYLQAFQFYKIGYASAVVVIFFIIVIMLSLLLLYARQKSKWNA; encoded by the coding sequence ATGACCACTTCAAGCCTCCCGGCCGCCGGACTTGCCGTCCCGCAGTCCGTGCCGTTCAAGCATTCGGCTGATTTCACGCCGCGCTACTGGCTGTTCTCGCTGCCGGCGGTGCTGATCGTCTTCGGCGTGATCGTGTTTCCCTGGCTGTTCACGCTCTACATGTCGACGCAGGACTGGAAGATCGGCGCCGGGCCGGAATTCGTCGGCATGCAGAATTTCGTCGACCTGTTCCGCGATGCGCGCTTCGTCGAATCGATGGGGCATACGTTCTACTTCACGGTGCTGGCGGTCGTGCTGCCGATCCTGTTCGGCACAGCGGCGGCGCTCGTCTTTCACCGCGAATTCCCCTTCCGCGGCCTGCTGCGTGCCGTGTTCATCATGCCGATGATGGCGACGCCTGTCGCGGTCGCGCTGGTCTGGACGATGATGTTCCACCCGCAGCTCGGCGTGCTGAATTATCTGCTCTCGCTGGTCGGCATCGGCCCGCAGAACTGGGTCTACGATCCCGCAACGGTGATCCCGACGCTGATCCTGGTCGAGGTCTGGCACTGGACGCCGCTGGTCATGCTGATCGTGCTCGGCGGCCTCGCCGGACTGCCGCGCGAACCCTACGAATCCGCGCTGATCGACGGCGCCAATGCCTGGCACATGTTCCGCCACATCACGCTGCCGCTGGTCTGGCCCTTCATCATGGTCGCGATCGTGATCCGCACCATCGATGCGCTGAAAGCCTTCGACACGATCTTCGTGATCACCCAGGGCGGACCGGGAACGGCGTCGGAAACGCTCAACATCTTCCTCTATCTGCAAGCCTTCCAGTTCTACAAGATCGGCTACGCCTCGGCCGTGGTGGTGATTTTCTTCATCATCGTGATCATGCTCTCCCTGCTGCTGCTCTATGCGCGCCAGAAGTCGAAGTGGAACGCGTGA